One window from the genome of Oryctolagus cuniculus chromosome 1, mOryCun1.1, whole genome shotgun sequence encodes:
- the ACAD8 gene encoding isobutyryl-CoA dehydrogenase, mitochondrial isoform X1 codes for MLVFGCRPLRALLGALGGSLRAPASHRSLTSCIDPSMGLNEEQKEFQKVAFDFAAREMAPNMAEWDQKELFPVDMMRKAAQLGFGGVYVRTDVGGSGLSRLDTSVIFEALATGCTSTTAYMSIHNMCAWMIDSFGNEDQRHKFCPPLCTMEKFASYCLTEPGSGSDAASLLTSAKRQGDQYVLNGSKAFISGAGEADIYVVMCRTGGPGPKGISCILVEKGTPGLSFGKKEKKVGWNSQPTRAVIFEDCAVPVANRIGNEGQGFLIAMKGLNGGRINVASCSLGAAHASVILTRDHLNVRKQFGAPLASNQYLQFKLADMATRLVASRLMIRSAAVALQEEREDAVALCSMAKLFATDECFAICNQALQMHGGYGYLKDYAVQQFVRDCRVHQILEGSNEVMRMLVSRSLLQE; via the exons ATGCTGGTCTTCGGCTGTCGGCCCCTCAGGGCTCTCTTGGGAGCCCTGGGTGGCAGTCTCCGGGCCCCCGCCAGCCACCGGAGCTTGACTTCTTGCATCGACC CTTCCATGGGACTCAATGAAGAACAGAAAGAATTTCAGAAAGTGGCCTTTGACTTTGCCGCCCGGGAAATGGCCCCAAATATGGCAGAGTGGGACCAGAAG GAGCTGTTTCCAGTGGATATGATGCGGAAGGCAGCCCAGCTGGGCTTTGGGGGAGTGTATGTGCGAACAGATGTGGGGGGCTCTGGCCTGTCACGGCTTGATACCTCTGTCATCTTTGAAGCCTTGGCCACAGGCTGCACCAGCACCACAGCCTATATGAGCATCCACAA CATGTGTGCCTGGATGATTGATAGCTTTGGAAATGAGGATCAGAGGCACAAATTTTGCCCACCGCTCTGTACCATGGAGAAGTTTGCTTCCTACTGCCTCACTGAACCAG GAAGTGGGAGTGATGCTGCATCCCTGTTGACCTCGGCGAAACGACAAGGAGATCAGTACGTCCTCAATGGCTCCAAG GCCTTCATCAGCGGTGCTGGTGAAGCAGATATCTACGTGGTCATGTGCCGAACAGGAGGGCCAGGCCCCAAGGGCATCTCATGCATACTCGTTGAGAAGGGGACCCCTGGCCTCAGCTTTggcaagaaggagaagaag GTGGGGTGGAACTCCCAGCCAACCCGAGCCGTGATCTTCGAAGACTGTGCTGTCCCCGTGGCCAACAGGATTGGGAATGAGGGGCAGGGCTTCCTCATTGCCATGAAAGGACTGAATGGAGGGAGGATCAACGTTG cttcctgctctctgggggctgctcaTGCTTCAGTCATCCTCACCCGAGACCACCTCAATGTCCGGAAGCAGTTTGGAGCACCTCTGGCTAGTAACCAG TACTTACAATTCAAACTGGCTGACATGGCGACAAGGCTGGTGGCCTCGCGGCTGATGATCCGCAGTGCGGCAGTGGCTCTGCAGGAGGAGCGGGAAGATGCAGTGGCCCTGTGCTCCATGGCCAAGCTCTTTGCTACAGACGAGTGCTTTGCT ATCTGCAACCAGGCTTTACAGATGCATGGAGGCTATGGCTACCTGAAGGATTATGCTGTCCAGCAGTTTGTGCGTGACTGCAGGGTCCACCAGATTCTAGAAG GCAGCAATGAAGTGATGAGGATGCTGGTCTCCCGAAGCCTGCTCCAGGAGTAG
- the ACAD8 gene encoding isobutyryl-CoA dehydrogenase, mitochondrial isoform X2 encodes MGLNEEQKEFQKVAFDFAAREMAPNMAEWDQKELFPVDMMRKAAQLGFGGVYVRTDVGGSGLSRLDTSVIFEALATGCTSTTAYMSIHNMCAWMIDSFGNEDQRHKFCPPLCTMEKFASYCLTEPGSGSDAASLLTSAKRQGDQYVLNGSKAFISGAGEADIYVVMCRTGGPGPKGISCILVEKGTPGLSFGKKEKKVGWNSQPTRAVIFEDCAVPVANRIGNEGQGFLIAMKGLNGGRINVASCSLGAAHASVILTRDHLNVRKQFGAPLASNQYLQFKLADMATRLVASRLMIRSAAVALQEEREDAVALCSMAKLFATDECFAICNQALQMHGGYGYLKDYAVQQFVRDCRVHQILEGSNEVMRMLVSRSLLQE; translated from the exons ATGGGACTCAATGAAGAACAGAAAGAATTTCAGAAAGTGGCCTTTGACTTTGCCGCCCGGGAAATGGCCCCAAATATGGCAGAGTGGGACCAGAAG GAGCTGTTTCCAGTGGATATGATGCGGAAGGCAGCCCAGCTGGGCTTTGGGGGAGTGTATGTGCGAACAGATGTGGGGGGCTCTGGCCTGTCACGGCTTGATACCTCTGTCATCTTTGAAGCCTTGGCCACAGGCTGCACCAGCACCACAGCCTATATGAGCATCCACAA CATGTGTGCCTGGATGATTGATAGCTTTGGAAATGAGGATCAGAGGCACAAATTTTGCCCACCGCTCTGTACCATGGAGAAGTTTGCTTCCTACTGCCTCACTGAACCAG GAAGTGGGAGTGATGCTGCATCCCTGTTGACCTCGGCGAAACGACAAGGAGATCAGTACGTCCTCAATGGCTCCAAG GCCTTCATCAGCGGTGCTGGTGAAGCAGATATCTACGTGGTCATGTGCCGAACAGGAGGGCCAGGCCCCAAGGGCATCTCATGCATACTCGTTGAGAAGGGGACCCCTGGCCTCAGCTTTggcaagaaggagaagaag GTGGGGTGGAACTCCCAGCCAACCCGAGCCGTGATCTTCGAAGACTGTGCTGTCCCCGTGGCCAACAGGATTGGGAATGAGGGGCAGGGCTTCCTCATTGCCATGAAAGGACTGAATGGAGGGAGGATCAACGTTG cttcctgctctctgggggctgctcaTGCTTCAGTCATCCTCACCCGAGACCACCTCAATGTCCGGAAGCAGTTTGGAGCACCTCTGGCTAGTAACCAG TACTTACAATTCAAACTGGCTGACATGGCGACAAGGCTGGTGGCCTCGCGGCTGATGATCCGCAGTGCGGCAGTGGCTCTGCAGGAGGAGCGGGAAGATGCAGTGGCCCTGTGCTCCATGGCCAAGCTCTTTGCTACAGACGAGTGCTTTGCT ATCTGCAACCAGGCTTTACAGATGCATGGAGGCTATGGCTACCTGAAGGATTATGCTGTCCAGCAGTTTGTGCGTGACTGCAGGGTCCACCAGATTCTAGAAG GCAGCAATGAAGTGATGAGGATGCTGGTCTCCCGAAGCCTGCTCCAGGAGTAG